ATTAGCATTCTGATAAACACCACGAATAAGCACATAAAACGCTTCCTGACTGTAACTGCAAAGCTCAGTTGCCACAGTAGGATAAAATATACTGTACGGATAAAATACACTATGGAATCCCATTTAAGCAAAGAACAAATGATATTTACGGATATGCTCTCAACAAATTTGCTTTAAAAAAATCCCATAAATATTCACTGCAGTCAAAGACAGAATGCAAATTTAGTTTGCCAAGCATGCAGCCTTGTACTCAGAGCCTGAAAATAGAAATCATAAAACATGAATTTTCTAACATGAAACTGGTGGTGAACTTCTATTACCTCAATCTTGGTGCGAAATTCCAGAGAGCATTCACATACATGGCAATCTGCTCTATGAGGAGAGTTATTAGATTGATCTGATCTCACAAATGCGAAAACCTGAAGATTGTGGCACTTAAAGCAGTGAGGATTATGCATTCAAATTTGAACTATAAATTTGTTTACAAAGACATGACAGACAATTTAAGGCAAGAACTaataatttctgaaattttgaaCTACAACAAAGCATATGTTTGGTTAAGAACAACCTCCTCTCCACAGTTAGGGCAGGCTCCCTTCAGTGCTACCAAATCATTCTTCCAAAGACCCTGAAGTGCTCCAACTGCAAAAATAAGATGGAATTATGAAACATGATATTATGATATTGATATGGTAACAACAAACTTGAAGTGCAGTTTTTTGGCATAAACAACAGGATATTTTAGTAAACTAAAATAGGACAAACTTATACATGTATACTCCATAGTTTGATCCTTGTACAGTTTTTTTGGCACAAATTTATACTGTTATACATGATACCTATGTCTTTGTATATTATACACAAGACGACATTTCAGTAAGCATCAGTTCAGTGATTGCATTAACCAGACCTTTTGATAGCACTTCGGGCAACAGATATTGACCACAGCttctaaatgaaaatatattttgtaacaGCAATTATATCCCGCCATCTTATTCATGTATTTTAGTACCTGTTTCATAGTAGACCAGTGGTAGAAGTTTTGAGGAAACCGCAAACTTAATCTTGACAAGATCACTAATTGTAACTTTATTTCAGCCTTTTCAATTGActgaaatatattattttgactACAACTATAACATCCTAATACATTGATGAGATCACATATATTATACATTGTACTTATAATTCATGGTAAATGATAGCCACCtccataaagaaaagaaaaatggatgAGAAAACAGACAGAAgggtaaaaataataattgaaaattagaaaattaaatagCTGAAATGGATGTCATTTTGAGAGTGAAAAAAGCAATCAAAATTGATACGTATTTTGTGGGGGTACATATAAGCTCAGTTTTTGCATGAGCTCCTGCTTGACCTAACAAGGAGAAGAATTTATACCCAAAATTTAAAAGCCTTCCATGGCAGTCAACTTTACTTTGAAGACAGCACATATGtcaaataagatatatattctCTGAGTCCACACAAGCATGAAAAACAACTGTTCAGATAACACAGCAAGATATAATTTATGTCAGCAACATTCCCTTTTTAAATTCTTTTCCAGCTAAAAATGATTTTAGACAGTGAAAAAATAGATAGATACATGTACCAGTGTGAAGGCAAAGATTATTACCAGAAGCTGATGCAATTGGATAACCAATCAGAGATCCAAATATCATAGTAAGAATGCCATTTAATGTAGCAAGAAACTCCAAAGATGCCTGTCTGCTGTACGAAAATTCTGAACCGAATGCATCTTGATAAGCTAGAATCATAGTGTAGATTATTGGTGCAAGACATACTGAAATGCCAAACCCGAGAAACAGGATCCACACACTTGCTAATGCAAAAACCTGTGAAGGGTCTTCCTGCCCTACATCCACGTCATTAAATCTTCAAATAGAGAAAAACTAACTGCACTTTCTTCTCATCTAAAAGTAAACTTAGAGTAACATCAGTAACTATCCATTGAATACAGCCAGATACGCTGAAGCAATAAACCATATGGAGCCTTTAATGTGCTATAAGATACATCCACGTCATTAAATCTTCAAATGGAGAAAAACTAACTGCACTTTCTTCTCATTTAAAAGTAAACCTAGAGTAACATCAGTAACTATCCATTGAATACAGCCAGATACGCTGAAGCAATAAACCATATGGAGCCCTTAATGTGCTATAAGATATATCGGAAAACCAGGAAATGTAGAAGCCAGCAGCAAGGACAATGGCAGcagaatttttctattttggataTAAGATGTTATCATTGATCATTTGTGAGTATTTATCTTCAATGCAAAGTTTTCATGCAATGTTATGTAATACATTAGCTACGCAGCAATGCAACTGTAATAATGAGTACAAACAGTTGTACAATGCAAAATTGGAATATAATTACCTCAGCATCAGCATATGTTGACTGCCTTCTAAGACTGCACCGCGGGTACTTGACAACATATTTTGAACCATAACACCGCAGTTTCAACTGTTTGAGTTGTATATTTAAGTAAGTATGATGATGTCTACACAAAATATTACAGCTGTTACAAATAAACTAACAAAAGCCGTGGAGAGAGTTTACCTCTACTCTATCAAACATATCATCAACTATTAAAGGATTCCCGCTGTAATATGCATCCTGTGCCTAAAACAAGAGAAATCAATAGGAAATGTgagaagcaaaagaaagaacTAGGGGAAGGGGCAAGGAGTGATGATGGGGAGGTAAGTTAGATTTCTTTGACACGAGGTAGAGGAATCAGTAGGAAACACAAGAAACCAAACAGAGAACAGAAACTAGAACAGCGGATGTGAGAGGGATAccaggcatttttttttttttttcaagggtTGGCAAATTATTGCAATGCCTATAACTTACTTAACTCTAAACTAAATCAGTCTTTTATTAGGTCAGGTTACTATTAAGGAGGCTTGCATATCTAGAGAAAAAAGTTGAATAAGGGTTTGAATGGATAGAGCCAACCAGTCAGGGTAACCTGTCCAAAAAGAATCTTATATATTTCCATCACATTGTGCAATTTAGTTTTGCAGTGAAATTTTAGTACAAGATATACCTATACTTCTATATAAAGGGAAAGTGCCAGCTCTAGA
This genomic stretch from Diospyros lotus cultivar Yz01 chromosome 1, ASM1463336v1, whole genome shotgun sequence harbors:
- the LOC127798933 gene encoding PGR5-like protein 1B, chloroplastic, yielding MAAAAAGTSTSVSPHVIGSTVVELTRTGSRTGAPFSVRISAKGNGVFTRDEAQGPSCIFVGPIETASKETLEALYRQAQDAYYSGNPLIVDDMFDRVELKLRCYGSKYVVKYPRCSLRRQSTYADAEEDPSQVFALASVWILFLGFGISVCLAPIIYTMILAYQDAFGSEFSYSRQASLEFLATLNGILTMIFGSLIGYPIASASVGALQGLWKNDLVALKGACPNCGEEVFAFVRSDQSNNSPHRADCHVCECSLEFRTKIEQSITRSGRRWVYGRIYLIRRRRNSRQRWM